In one Sulfitobacter sp. LCG007 genomic region, the following are encoded:
- the trmD gene encoding tRNA (guanosine(37)-N1)-methyltransferase TrmD → MADPARSHGRKAIRPSLKPRELMEPVPDLAGVWQARVLTLFPEAFPGVLGHSLTGKALQEGLWQLHTHDLRAHGIGKHRNVDDTPAGGGAGMVMRADVLGPAIEAAQAHAVGRWPVLYMSPRGRRIDQQMARDLATCSGVTILCGRFEGVDERVLDHYRIDEVSLGDFVLTGGEIAAQALLDATVRLLPGVLGNAASTQEESFSHGLLEHPQYTRPAEWEGRAIPEVLMSGNHARIAAWRAEAAEALTRARRPDLWEAHRARQPAPASRRSPQDEG, encoded by the coding sequence ATGGCGGACCCGGCCCGGTCCCATGGCCGCAAGGCGATCCGGCCGTCGCTGAAGCCGCGCGAACTGATGGAACCCGTCCCCGACCTCGCCGGGGTCTGGCAGGCGCGCGTGCTGACGCTTTTCCCCGAAGCGTTTCCGGGCGTGCTGGGGCACAGCCTGACCGGCAAGGCGCTGCAGGAGGGGCTCTGGCAGCTTCATACCCACGACCTGCGCGCGCATGGCATCGGAAAGCACCGAAACGTCGACGACACCCCGGCCGGGGGCGGCGCCGGCATGGTGATGCGCGCCGATGTGCTGGGTCCGGCGATCGAGGCGGCGCAGGCCCATGCCGTGGGGCGCTGGCCGGTGCTCTACATGTCCCCGCGCGGCCGGAGGATCGACCAGCAGATGGCGCGCGATCTCGCGACATGCTCGGGCGTCACGATCCTGTGCGGGCGCTTTGAGGGTGTCGACGAACGCGTTCTCGACCACTACCGGATCGACGAGGTCTCACTGGGTGATTTCGTCCTGACCGGCGGGGAAATCGCGGCACAGGCCCTGCTGGACGCCACCGTCCGCCTTCTGCCCGGCGTGCTCGGGAATGCCGCGAGCACACAGGAGGAAAGCTTTTCCCATGGCCTGCTCGAACATCCCCAATATACCCGCCCTGCCGAGTGGGAGGGCCGCGCCATCCCCGAGGTCCTGATGTCGGGCAATCACGCCAGGATCGCCGCGTGGCGCGCCGAGGCGGCAGAGGCCCTGACCCGCGCGCGCCGCCCCGATCTCTGGGAGGCGCATCGCGCCCGCCAGCCCGCGCCGGCCTCGCGCCGCTCGCCCCAAGACGAGGGTTGA
- the rimM gene encoding ribosome maturation factor RimM (Essential for efficient processing of 16S rRNA): MNDDKVCVGAIAGSYGVRGELRVKSFCAVPEDIEGYSPLSSEDGARQFHLALLHPIKNGFAARIAEVASKEEADALKGVRLFAGRDRLPALGDDEYYHADLMGLAVFDTGGTALGTVKAVLNHGAQDILEILRPGSSETVLLPFTLSAVPTVDLSARRIVADPPEGLF; this comes from the coding sequence ATGAACGACGACAAGGTCTGCGTCGGAGCCATCGCAGGGTCCTACGGCGTGCGCGGCGAGTTGCGCGTCAAGAGCTTCTGCGCCGTTCCCGAGGACATCGAGGGCTACAGCCCGCTGAGCTCCGAGGATGGCGCGCGCCAGTTCCACCTCGCGCTGCTGCACCCGATAAAGAACGGGTTCGCCGCGCGCATCGCCGAGGTCGCGAGCAAGGAAGAGGCCGACGCGCTGAAAGGTGTCCGCCTTTTTGCCGGGCGCGACCGGCTTCCTGCGCTTGGCGACGACGAATACTACCATGCCGACCTGATGGGGCTCGCGGTCTTCGACACCGGAGGCACGGCGCTCGGCACGGTCAAGGCGGTGCTGAACCATGGCGCTCAGGACATTCTCGAGATCCTGAGGCCCGGCTCATCCGAAACGGTCCTGCTGCCCTTCACGCTGTCCGCGGTCCCGACCGTCGACCTTTCCGCCAGGCGCATCGTCGCCGACCCGCCCGAGGGGCTTTTCTGA
- the rpsP gene encoding 30S ribosomal protein S16, protein MAMKIRLARGGSKKRPHYAIVAADSRMPRDGRFLEKLGTYNPLLAKDSEDRVKFDQERVQYWLGQGAQPTDRVARMLEAAGLKDKTERNNPNKGTPGKKAKERADARAAKAAEANAPTEEPAAEEAATAE, encoded by the coding sequence ATGGCAATGAAGATCAGACTCGCCCGCGGCGGTTCCAAGAAGCGCCCGCATTACGCAATCGTCGCCGCCGACAGCCGGATGCCCCGCGACGGGCGCTTCCTCGAGAAGCTCGGAACCTACAACCCGCTGCTCGCCAAGGACAGCGAGGACCGCGTGAAGTTCGACCAGGAGCGCGTCCAGTACTGGCTTGGCCAGGGCGCCCAGCCGACCGACCGTGTTGCACGGATGCTCGAAGCAGCCGGCCTGAAGGACAAGACCGAGCGCAACAACCCCAACAAGGGCACGCCCGGCAAGAAGGCGAAGGAACGCGCGGACGCGCGCGCCGCGAAGGCCGCCGAGGCGAATGCACCGACAGAAGAGCCCGCCGCCGAAGAGGCAGCGACCGCAGAGTAA
- a CDS encoding chorismate mutase, with translation MTQDVTTRAAELLKEHRASIDRLDAILVYTLGERFKHTQAVGKLKAEHDLPPSDPAREAQQIARLEDLAEQADLDPEFAKAFLAFIIQEVIHHHEKHQK, from the coding sequence ATGACGCAGGACGTTACAACCCGCGCGGCGGAGCTTCTGAAGGAGCACCGCGCGAGCATCGACCGGCTTGACGCGATCCTCGTCTATACGCTGGGCGAGCGCTTCAAGCACACACAGGCCGTGGGGAAACTCAAGGCCGAACACGACCTTCCCCCGTCCGATCCGGCGCGCGAGGCGCAGCAGATCGCACGGCTCGAAGACCTGGCGGAACAGGCCGACCTCGACCCCGAATTCGCCAAGGCTTTCCTGGCCTTCATCATCCAGGAAGTCATCCATCACCACGAGAAACACCAGAAATGA
- a CDS encoding GNAT family N-acetyltransferase, with the protein MSTADIPVIETRRLVLRGPEPEDYPDFKATFTSYRARFMGGPLNPYEAWMLYAAEIGHWRIRGYGMWMIQDRASGQTYGMAGGWKPAQWPEREIAWVIWPEVKGRGIALEATHAARRHYYDRQGWEGAVSYIDPKNLDSIRLAERLGAVRDPEARTVDGNDVVYRHPAPARLKDSQLAHGIEMEIGHYADPKFHPEGWALD; encoded by the coding sequence ATGAGCACGGCAGACATCCCGGTCATCGAGACGCGGCGTCTGGTCCTGCGCGGGCCTGAGCCCGAGGACTATCCCGACTTCAAGGCCACCTTCACCAGCTATCGGGCGCGCTTCATGGGCGGGCCGCTGAACCCCTACGAAGCGTGGATGCTCTATGCCGCCGAGATCGGGCACTGGCGGATCCGGGGCTATGGCATGTGGATGATCCAGGACCGTGCGTCCGGTCAGACCTACGGCATGGCGGGCGGCTGGAAGCCTGCGCAATGGCCCGAAAGGGAAATCGCCTGGGTGATCTGGCCCGAGGTCAAGGGACGCGGCATCGCGCTCGAAGCCACCCATGCGGCGCGGCGGCACTACTACGATCGGCAGGGCTGGGAGGGGGCGGTGAGCTACATCGACCCGAAGAACCTCGACAGCATCCGGCTGGCCGAGCGCCTCGGCGCGGTCAGGGACCCGGAGGCCAGGACGGTGGACGGCAACGATGTGGTCTACCGCCATCCGGCCCCCGCCCGGTTGAAGGACAGCCAACTGGCCCATGGCATCGAGATGGAGATCGGCCATTACGCCGACCCGAAATTTCACCCGGAGGGATGGGCACTTGACTGA
- a CDS encoding GNAT family N-acetyltransferase codes for MSDWRTPLPCETPSEGPALHLSARVAGEIPEIWTERLLLCAPRIGDFPAYAAIVCGERGEHFGPMTREDAWRDFAQMVAGWTLRGHGLWTVTLRGDATRVGFALLGFEPGDEEPELGYLLCAGAEGEGYATEAAEAVRAYAARELGWSTLVSYINRANAASIAVAERLGARLDPTALADDTDTLVYRHDLTRRAA; via the coding sequence ATGAGCGACTGGCGAACCCCCCTGCCCTGCGAGACCCCTTCCGAGGGCCCTGCCCTGCATCTGTCGGCCCGCGTCGCGGGCGAGATACCGGAGATCTGGACCGAACGGCTGCTGCTCTGCGCCCCGCGCATCGGCGACTTCCCGGCCTATGCCGCCATCGTCTGCGGCGAGCGCGGTGAGCATTTCGGGCCGATGACGCGCGAGGACGCCTGGCGCGACTTTGCCCAGATGGTCGCCGGCTGGACGCTGCGCGGCCACGGTCTGTGGACCGTGACCCTTCGCGGCGACGCGACCCGGGTGGGCTTCGCCCTGCTCGGGTTCGAGCCGGGCGACGAGGAGCCGGAACTTGGCTATCTGCTCTGTGCCGGCGCGGAGGGCGAGGGCTATGCCACCGAGGCGGCCGAGGCGGTGCGCGCATACGCGGCGCGCGAACTTGGCTGGAGCACGCTTGTCAGCTACATCAACCGCGCCAACGCGGCCTCGATCGCCGTGGCCGAACGGCTTGGCGCGCGGCTCGACCCCACCGCCCTTGCCGACGACACGGACACGCTTGTCTACCGTCACGACCTCACCCGGAGGGCGGCATGA
- a CDS encoding GNAT family N-acetyltransferase: MTATAVHIPVLRTERLILRAPKLSDFEHWAAFFASERSVHERGMMPRAQAWRIWSSDVAIWTLRGYGPFGVEDRTTGSYVGEVGIYEPDGYPEPELGWFVTPEAEGHGYAAEAARAVMHWAHDSLGWSRLVNIIDPANDRSIALGLRIGGHIDPDAQGEDPGDVVIVHDLAKVAA, from the coding sequence GTGACTGCCACCGCCGTCCATATCCCGGTCCTGCGGACCGAGCGCCTGATCCTGCGCGCGCCGAAGCTGTCGGACTTCGAGCATTGGGCGGCGTTCTTCGCCTCCGAACGCTCGGTGCACGAGCGCGGGATGATGCCGCGCGCGCAGGCATGGCGCATCTGGTCTTCGGACGTGGCGATCTGGACATTGCGCGGCTATGGCCCCTTTGGCGTCGAGGACCGCACAACGGGCAGCTATGTAGGCGAAGTCGGAATATACGAACCCGACGGTTACCCCGAACCGGAGCTGGGCTGGTTCGTAACGCCCGAAGCCGAAGGCCATGGCTATGCCGCAGAGGCCGCACGCGCGGTGATGCACTGGGCGCACGACAGCCTCGGCTGGTCGCGGCTGGTCAACATCATCGACCCGGCCAACGACCGCTCCATCGCGCTCGGCCTGCGCATTGGCGGGCACATCGACCCCGACGCGCAGGGCGAGGATCCGGGCGACGTGGTCATCGTGCATGACCTCGCGAAGGTGGCGGCATGA
- the ffh gene encoding signal recognition particle protein → MFESLSDRLSGVFDRLTKQGALSEEDVRTALREVRVALLEADVSLPVARDFVKAVQDKATGQAVTKSITPGQQVVKIVHDALIDTLRGEGEPGALKIDNPPAPILMVGLQGGGKTTTTAKLAKRLKEREGKKVLMASLDVQRPAAMEQLAILGTQIGVDTLPIVRGESPVAIAKRARTQASMGGYDVYMLDTAGRLSIDEELMAQVEAVRDVANPRETLLVVDGLTGQDAVHTAQNFDERIGITGVVLTRMDGDGRGGAALSMRAVTGKPIRFVGLGEKLDALETFEPERIAGRILGMGDIVALVEKAQATLEAEQAERMMKRFQKGQFNMNDLKMQLEQMIKMGGMQGMMGMMPGMGKMAKQVEDAGFDDRMLRQQIALIQSMTKKERANPQILQASRKKRIAAGSGMEVSELNKLLKMHRQMSDMMKKMGKMGKGGMLKQAMKGMFGGKGPGGMPGMDPSQMDPKQLEAAARQLGGKMPGGMPGLGGGGMQLPSGLSGFGKKK, encoded by the coding sequence ATGTTTGAAAGCCTGTCAGACCGCCTTAGTGGCGTCTTCGACCGCCTGACGAAGCAGGGCGCGCTTTCCGAGGAGGACGTGAGGACCGCCCTGCGCGAGGTCCGCGTTGCCCTGCTGGAGGCGGATGTCTCCCTCCCCGTCGCCCGCGATTTCGTCAAGGCGGTGCAGGACAAGGCCACCGGACAGGCGGTGACGAAGTCGATCACACCGGGTCAGCAGGTCGTCAAGATCGTGCATGACGCCCTGATCGACACCCTGCGCGGCGAGGGTGAGCCCGGAGCGCTGAAGATCGACAATCCGCCCGCGCCGATCCTCATGGTCGGCCTGCAGGGCGGCGGCAAGACGACGACCACCGCCAAGCTCGCCAAGCGTCTCAAGGAACGCGAGGGCAAGAAGGTCCTGATGGCCTCGCTCGACGTGCAGCGCCCCGCGGCCATGGAACAGCTTGCCATCCTCGGGACCCAGATCGGCGTCGACACGCTGCCCATCGTGCGCGGCGAAAGCCCGGTCGCGATCGCAAAGCGCGCCAGGACCCAGGCGTCCATGGGCGGCTACGACGTCTACATGCTCGACACCGCCGGGCGGCTGTCCATCGACGAAGAGCTGATGGCCCAGGTCGAGGCGGTCCGCGACGTGGCCAACCCGCGCGAGACCTTGCTGGTGGTGGACGGTCTGACCGGGCAGGACGCCGTGCACACGGCGCAGAACTTCGACGAGCGCATCGGGATCACCGGCGTGGTGCTGACCCGGATGGACGGCGATGGACGCGGCGGTGCCGCCCTGTCCATGCGGGCCGTCACCGGAAAGCCGATCCGCTTCGTGGGTCTGGGCGAAAAGCTCGACGCGCTGGAGACATTCGAGCCCGAGCGCATCGCGGGCCGCATCCTCGGCATGGGCGACATCGTGGCGCTGGTCGAGAAGGCGCAGGCCACGCTCGAGGCCGAGCAGGCCGAGCGCATGATGAAGCGCTTCCAGAAGGGTCAGTTCAACATGAACGACCTGAAGATGCAGCTCGAACAGATGATCAAGATGGGCGGCATGCAGGGCATGATGGGCATGATGCCCGGCATGGGGAAGATGGCGAAGCAGGTCGAGGACGCCGGTTTCGACGACCGGATGCTGCGCCAGCAGATCGCGCTGATCCAGTCGATGACGAAGAAGGAACGCGCCAACCCGCAGATCCTTCAGGCCAGCCGCAAGAAGCGCATCGCGGCGGGATCGGGCATGGAGGTCTCAGAGCTCAACAAGCTTCTGAAGATGCACCGGCAGATGTCGGACATGATGAAGAAGATGGGCAAGATGGGCAAAGGCGGCATGCTGAAACAGGCCATGAAAGGCATGTTCGGCGGGAAGGGGCCAGGCGGCATGCCCGGCATGGACCCTTCGCAGATGGACCCCAAGCAGCTTGAGGCTGCGGCCAGGCAGCTCGGCGGCAAGATGCCGGGCGGCATGCCGGGACTGGGCGGCGGCGGCATGCAGCTGCCCTCGGGCCTGTCGGGCTTCGGCAAGAAGAAGTGA
- a CDS encoding FMN-dependent NADH-azoreductase → MTRTILHIDTSARTEGSVSRKLSADVVARFEGAKVIRRDLADGLPLLNETWIGANFTPGEARDAAQKDVLALSDELVGELEAADIVVIGLPIYNFGVPATLKAWVDLVARAGVTFRYSEQGPEGLLKGKRAILVFASGGTEVGSSMDFASGFLRHILGFMGITDVEMVAADQLAVNADAAMDQAKAQIGQIAA, encoded by the coding sequence ATGACACGTACCATTCTCCATATCGACACGTCGGCACGTACCGAGGGGTCGGTTTCCCGCAAGCTCAGCGCTGACGTCGTCGCACGGTTCGAGGGCGCGAAGGTCATACGCCGCGATCTGGCGGACGGCCTGCCGCTGCTCAACGAAACCTGGATCGGCGCGAACTTCACGCCGGGCGAAGCGCGCGACGCGGCCCAGAAGGATGTGCTGGCGCTGTCCGATGAACTCGTCGGCGAACTGGAGGCGGCAGACATCGTCGTGATCGGGCTTCCGATCTACAATTTCGGTGTGCCCGCGACGCTGAAGGCCTGGGTCGATCTCGTGGCCCGCGCCGGCGTGACCTTCCGCTACAGCGAGCAGGGTCCCGAGGGTCTGCTCAAGGGCAAGCGCGCCATTCTGGTGTTCGCCTCGGGAGGCACCGAGGTCGGGTCGTCGATGGATTTCGCCTCCGGATTCCTCCGCCACATCCTCGGCTTCATGGGGATCACGGATGTCGAGATGGTCGCGGCCGACCAGCTTGCCGTGAACGCGGACGCCGCGATGGATCAGGCGAAGGCGCAGATCGGACAGATCGCGGCCTGA
- a CDS encoding LysR family transcriptional regulator, whose translation MENWDEIRTAFQVARLGTVSGAAEVLGVHHATVIRHIDALEASLGVKLFQRHARGYTATEAGLDLLRVAQTTDDQFSQLASRIRGRGTDVSGELVVTSLGNLAPQIAPVLASFQAIHPELIVRYLTGDRLFRLEYGEAHVAIRAGNAPDQPDNVVQPFCTQEIALYASRDYVARNGRPAGVGDLAQHRFVCIDDIDSRAPFARWLRAQVPAESITFRSTDMRAMYEAILAGAGLGFVVVAEAEKEPDLVQVMAPMPEWSSPLWLVTHVDLHRTTKVQAFLNFLKAWVKDRQL comes from the coding sequence ATGGAGAACTGGGACGAGATCCGGACCGCCTTCCAGGTGGCCCGACTGGGGACCGTCAGCGGAGCCGCCGAAGTCCTGGGCGTGCATCATGCCACCGTCATCCGGCATATCGACGCGCTTGAGGCCTCTCTGGGCGTGAAGCTTTTCCAGCGCCATGCGCGCGGCTACACGGCCACCGAAGCCGGGCTGGATCTGCTGCGGGTCGCGCAGACGACGGACGACCAGTTCAGCCAGCTCGCGAGCCGGATCAGGGGCCGTGGCACGGATGTCTCGGGCGAGCTCGTGGTCACCTCGCTTGGCAATCTCGCGCCGCAGATCGCCCCCGTGCTTGCCAGTTTCCAGGCGATCCATCCCGAGCTCATCGTGCGCTACCTCACCGGCGACCGCCTCTTCCGGCTGGAATATGGCGAGGCCCATGTGGCGATCCGCGCCGGCAACGCGCCCGATCAGCCGGACAATGTGGTGCAGCCCTTCTGCACGCAGGAGATCGCGCTATATGCCTCGCGCGATTATGTCGCCCGCAATGGCCGCCCGGCGGGCGTCGGCGATCTGGCGCAGCACCGCTTCGTCTGCATCGACGATATCGACAGCCGCGCGCCCTTCGCGAGATGGCTCAGGGCGCAGGTGCCCGCCGAGTCGATAACCTTCCGCAGCACCGACATGCGCGCGATGTACGAGGCGATCCTGGCGGGCGCCGGCCTCGGCTTCGTGGTCGTGGCGGAGGCCGAGAAGGAGCCGGATCTCGTTCAGGTGATGGCGCCGATGCCCGAGTGGTCCTCTCCGCTCTGGCTTGTGACCCATGTGGATCTCCACAGGACGACAAAGGTCCAGGCCTTTCTCAATTTCCTGAAGGCCTGGGTGAAGGACCGGCAGCTATGA
- a CDS encoding DMT family transporter translates to MTPQHQGHAAMLAFSALVAGSFSLGSLAANEIAPAALNAVRFWLAAGIIGAAALATTGLPRTAFRAPWRYAVLGGLFAIYFVLMFEGLKTAPPVSASAVFTLTPLVTALFGWLLLRQITTPRMALALAIGGAGALWVIFRGDTAALRAFEIGKGEAIYFLGCVAHAIYTPMVRKLNRGEPPVVFTFGMLVAGGILLTVFGWTEIRATQWTALPGIVWVAIGYLAVFASAATFVLLQFATLRLPSAKVMAYTYLTPSWVILWQVSLGQGGPGPEVFVGVGLTALALALLLRDEEAVPRPAA, encoded by the coding sequence ATGACACCCCAACACCAGGGCCACGCGGCGATGCTGGCATTTTCCGCGCTCGTGGCCGGATCGTTCTCGCTGGGATCGCTGGCCGCCAACGAGATCGCGCCGGCTGCTCTCAATGCCGTCCGCTTCTGGCTCGCTGCCGGCATCATCGGTGCCGCGGCACTGGCCACCACGGGCCTGCCGCGAACGGCCTTCCGCGCACCCTGGCGCTACGCGGTACTGGGGGGGCTTTTCGCGATCTACTTCGTACTGATGTTCGAGGGGCTGAAGACGGCCCCTCCGGTCAGCGCCTCCGCCGTCTTCACCCTCACGCCGCTTGTGACGGCCCTGTTCGGCTGGCTGCTGTTGCGGCAGATAACGACGCCGCGCATGGCGCTTGCGCTGGCCATCGGCGGGGCGGGCGCCCTGTGGGTGATCTTTCGGGGGGATACGGCGGCGCTGCGCGCCTTCGAGATCGGCAAGGGCGAGGCGATCTACTTTCTGGGCTGCGTCGCCCATGCGATCTACACGCCGATGGTGCGCAAGCTGAACCGCGGCGAGCCTCCCGTGGTATTCACCTTCGGCATGCTCGTGGCGGGCGGGATTCTGCTTACCGTCTTCGGCTGGACCGAGATCCGCGCGACGCAGTGGACAGCCCTTCCGGGGATCGTCTGGGTCGCCATCGGCTATCTTGCCGTCTTCGCCTCGGCGGCGACCTTCGTGCTGCTCCAGTTCGCAACCCTTCGCCTGCCGTCGGCCAAGGTGATGGCCTATACCTATCTCACGCCAAGCTGGGTGATCCTCTGGCAGGTCTCGCTCGGCCAGGGCGGCCCGGGTCCGGAAGTCTTTGTCGGGGTGGGGCTCACCGCGCTGGCACTGGCGCTTCTTCTGCGCGACGAGGAAGCGGTTCCCCGCCCAGCTGCCTGA